The window CGGCTCGGGTTTGACAGATTTTTCGCGCTTGAGCCCTACGGCGAGTACGGTTTTTTTCTGGATTTGATTGCTAAGAATCCTCAATACCGGCAGATGCGGGAAGCCGCCCGGAAAAACCGGTCAGCAGGGTCATGCCCGACCTGCGGCGGCAAACAGTAATGCCGCGCCTGCAAGGAACGGGATTTTAACACCATGCCGGATCTTGACGTTTATTTTTATGAGGCGTTTGAGGAGGAGCGCGCGGCGCTGGCGCGTTGTCTGCCGCCCGGCCTGCGCGCGGGGTTCACTTCGCGTGCCGCGGGTGAAACGCCGGAGCCTGCGGCTCCGCCCGCTTCTGTCATCAGCGTGCGGACACAGTCGGCCATACCGCCCGGCTGGTCGGGCGGCCTGCGCGCGATACTGAGCCGTACTACCGGTTATGACACCATGCGCCGCTATCTGGACTCCGTTTCCGAACCTGTCGTTTGCGGGTACCTGCCGCATTACTGCGCGCGCGCCGTGGCGGAACAGGCGTTGCTTTTATGGCTGGCGCTTTTGAGAAAACTGCCCTGTCAGACCGCTCACTTCCGGTCGTTCAACCGCGACGGCATCACCGGGCGGGAAACCGCCGGAAAAAATCTTCTGGTCTGCGGAGTCGGCAATATCGGCTCGGAACTCTGCGCGGTTGGCCGGGGGCTTGGCATGAACGTAAAGGGCGTTGATCCTGTGCGGAAATTCGCCGATGTGGAGTACACTCCTCTTGCCGAAGGCATAAAATGGGCCGACATCATCGTTGTTTCCATGAACCTCACTCCGTTTAACGGGGGCCTTTTCAACAGGAGAACCCTTGCCGGCGCGAAAAAGGGAACGGTATTTGTGAACGTGGCGCGGGGCGAACTGTCGCCTTGCGAGGAGCTGGTGGCGTTAGTTGCGGACGGCACGCTCGGCGCGGTCGGACTTGATGTATATAATGAAGAAGCCGAGCTGGGCGCAGCTTTGCGCGCCGGCCGCAGGCCGGACAGCGCGGAAGCCGCCGCGGCATTTGAGCTGGCCGCGCTGGAAAATGTCATTTTTACCCCCCACAACGCTTTCAATACCGCCGAAGCGGTTGAGCGCAAAGCGCGGCAGAGCGCGCAGCAGCTCGAGGCGTTTTTTAAAACCGGCCGGTTTCTCTGGCCTGTTCCCGAAAAATGAAACGATAATCATGAAACGGCCCGCCGCAAAACTTGAGTTAAGCGCAATTTCATGTGG of the Elusimicrobiaceae bacterium genome contains:
- a CDS encoding NAD(P)-dependent oxidoreductase; protein product: MPDLDVYFYEAFEEERAALARCLPPGLRAGFTSRAAGETPEPAAPPASVISVRTQSAIPPGWSGGLRAILSRTTGYDTMRRYLDSVSEPVVCGYLPHYCARAVAEQALLLWLALLRKLPCQTAHFRSFNRDGITGRETAGKNLLVCGVGNIGSELCAVGRGLGMNVKGVDPVRKFADVEYTPLAEGIKWADIIVVSMNLTPFNGGLFNRRTLAGAKKGTVFVNVARGELSPCEELVALVADGTLGAVGLDVYNEEAELGAALRAGRRPDSAEAAAAFELAALENVIFTPHNAFNTAEAVERKARQSAQQLEAFFKTGRFLWPVPEK